A window of the Methyloprofundus sp. genome harbors these coding sequences:
- a CDS encoding iron complex outermembrane recepter protein: protein MKKEILFLLNIAILWPISIVHADDNAENLKPSESDPVHLDAMVIEAKSNELTTSQYNTISAEDIAKKQSQVTDTAKLLEDTAGMSFQSGGGVSSLPIIRGLNDNRVKIEVNGMTVDSICPNHMNPALASIDRSNIGSISVLKGITPVRMGGDSIAGTIIVNSARPEFSESTEDILINGNLSSFYRSNGDSYGGSISAGLANDYARIDYTGSYSQSSNYKDGNGTTIKSTSYKNQNHALALSFRTDDHLLEIRGGLQHMPFQGFPSARMDLTNNDSVFGNMHYNGLFDWGTVDSKLYIEHTNHTMDFGSDRQAPEPMPMETRGLNYGYKLQFEVPVDQDDSIFRFGSEFKSSRINDYWPATSTRPSMMGPNDFINLNKATRDHFGIYVEWEKNWSDKWQTLLGFRYDRIMADTGDAQAYNNFTSDFIKTDYEQALAFNALDHERNFNLFDISMLISYKPNDWSSYTLGYARKNRAPSLQELYPWSTSPMPMTMIGWFSDGNGYVGNINLKTETAHNISFTTNFSDPSDEHRWTLEVSPFASYVENYIDADLCQECRRQPGNGFSYLRMENHDAYLFGVDVTGSMNLFSSNDYGDFSTNTVMSYVRGKRTDGNNLYHMMPFNLKWGLNHQLGGWQSSFDLQFIDKKDDVQKIRNELQTASYVLLNLKTSYRWEHASIDVGVDNLLNQQYFAPLSGVYIGDQYPMTLISSRPNTKNLAGQGRSVYVGITFTY from the coding sequence ATGAAAAAAGAAATACTATTTTTACTTAACATAGCCATATTATGGCCCATTAGTATTGTTCATGCAGATGACAACGCCGAAAACTTAAAGCCATCCGAGTCTGATCCTGTCCATCTTGACGCAATGGTTATTGAAGCTAAAAGTAATGAGCTCACTACATCACAATACAACACCATTAGTGCTGAGGATATTGCAAAAAAGCAAAGCCAAGTAACAGATACCGCAAAATTATTAGAAGATACTGCGGGTATGAGCTTTCAATCGGGTGGCGGTGTTTCTTCATTACCCATTATTCGTGGTTTAAATGATAATCGCGTCAAAATTGAAGTAAATGGCATGACTGTGGACTCAATTTGCCCAAACCATATGAATCCTGCTTTAGCCAGTATTGACCGAAGTAATATTGGGAGTATTTCTGTTTTAAAAGGCATTACGCCAGTCAGAATGGGGGGAGACAGCATTGCAGGAACAATCATTGTAAATTCTGCAAGACCTGAATTTTCAGAGTCCACTGAAGATATCTTAATAAATGGCAACCTATCTTCCTTTTATCGCAGTAACGGTGATTCTTATGGCGGCAGTATTTCAGCTGGTCTTGCTAATGACTATGCACGAATTGATTACACAGGCTCTTATTCTCAAAGTAGTAATTATAAAGACGGCAATGGTACAACGATAAAATCAACCTCGTATAAAAACCAAAATCATGCACTAGCACTTTCCTTCAGAACGGATGATCATTTATTAGAAATTAGAGGCGGACTACAGCATATGCCTTTCCAGGGCTTCCCCTCAGCAAGAATGGATTTAACTAACAACGATAGTGTTTTCGGCAATATGCACTATAACGGTCTATTCGACTGGGGGACTGTCGATAGTAAGCTCTATATAGAGCACACCAACCACACCATGGACTTTGGATCTGACAGACAAGCACCCGAGCCTATGCCAATGGAAACAAGAGGTCTAAACTATGGCTATAAACTACAATTTGAAGTACCCGTAGACCAAGACGACAGTATATTTCGGTTTGGTAGTGAATTTAAAAGCTCCAGAATCAATGACTATTGGCCAGCAACCTCCACAAGACCTAGTATGATGGGGCCTAATGACTTTATCAACTTAAATAAAGCCACGCGAGACCATTTTGGAATTTATGTTGAATGGGAAAAGAATTGGTCTGATAAATGGCAAACGCTATTAGGCTTTAGATATGACCGCATCATGGCCGATACTGGCGATGCCCAAGCTTATAATAATTTTACTTCAGATTTTATCAAAACCGATTATGAGCAAGCACTCGCTTTTAATGCCCTAGACCATGAGAGAAACTTTAATTTATTTGACATTAGCATGCTGATTAGCTACAAACCTAACGATTGGAGTAGCTATACCCTAGGTTATGCACGCAAGAATCGAGCGCCATCATTACAAGAGTTATATCCATGGAGCACTAGTCCAATGCCAATGACCATGATTGGGTGGTTTAGTGATGGTAATGGTTATGTGGGCAACATTAACTTAAAAACTGAAACGGCACACAATATTTCTTTTACCACAAATTTTTCAGACCCAAGCGACGAACACAGATGGACTTTAGAGGTTTCTCCTTTTGCAAGCTATGTTGAGAACTATATTGATGCCGATCTGTGTCAAGAATGTAGAAGACAACCTGGAAATGGTTTTTCTTACTTACGAATGGAAAATCATGATGCATACCTTTTTGGCGTAGATGTAACTGGGTCAATGAATTTATTTTCAAGCAACGACTACGGGGATTTTTCAACCAATACAGTGATGAGCTATGTGCGTGGTAAACGTACAGATGGCAATAATCTTTACCATATGATGCCATTTAACCTCAAATGGGGCTTAAATCATCAATTAGGTGGCTGGCAAAGCTCATTTGATTTACAGTTCATTGACAAAAAAGATGATGTTCAAAAAATTAGAAATGAATTACAAACTGCTTCATACGTACTATTAAACCTTAAAACCAGCTATCGTTGGGAGCATGCCAGTATTGATGTCGGTGTTGATAATCTTTTAAATCAACAATACTTCGCCCCGTTATCGGGTGTCTATATCGGAGATCAATATCCAATGACCTTAATTTCATCCAGACCTAATACTAAAAATCTGGCAGGACAAGGGCGTTCCGTCTATGTTGGAATTACCTTTACATATTAA